In a genomic window of Muntiacus reevesi chromosome 1, mMunRee1.1, whole genome shotgun sequence:
- the CD9 gene encoding CD9 antigen, translating to MPVKGGTKCIKYLLFGFNFIFWLAGIAVLSVGLWLRFDSQTKSIFEQETNDSSFYTGVYILIGAGALMMLVGFLGCCGAVQESQCMLGLFFGFLLVIFAIEVAAAIWGYSHKEEVIKEVQKFYEDTYNKLKNKDEPQRETLRAIHTALDCCGMTGVVEQFFTDTCPSKNLVGSLKMKPCPEAIDEIFRSKFHIIGAVGIGIAVVMIFGMVFSMILCCAIRRNRDMV from the exons CTTGCCGGGATCGCAGTCCTTTCCGTCGGCCTATGGCTCCGATTCGACTCGCAGACCAAGAGCATCTTCGAGCAAGAAACTAATGATTCCAGCTTCTACACAG GAGTCTATATTCTGATTGGAGCCGGTGCACTCATGATGCTGGTGGGCTTCCTGGGCTGCTGCGGAGCTGTGCAGGAGTCCCAGTGCATGCTGGGCTTG TTCTTTGGCTTCCTCTTGGTGATATTTGCCATTGAAGTAGCTGCAGCCATCTGGGGATATTCCCACAAGGAGGAG gtgatcaaGGAAGTCCAGAAGTTTTACGAGGACACCTACAATAAGCTGAAGAACAAGGACGAGCCTCAGCGAGAGACGCTGAGGGCCATTCACACTGCG CTGGACTGCTGTGGTATGACCGGGGTGGTAGAACAATTTTTCACCGACACCTGCCCCTCAAAGAATTTAGTTGGCAGCTTGAAAATGAAG CCCTGCCCTGAAGCCATTGACGAGATCTTCCGAAGCAAATTCCACATCATCGGCGCTGTGGGTATTGGGATCGCCGTGGTGATG ATATTCGGCATGGTTTTCAGCATGATTCTATGTTGTGCCATCCGCAGAAACCGAGACATGGTCTAG